The following proteins are encoded in a genomic region of Herminiimonas arsenicoxydans:
- a CDS encoding putative Rod shape-determining protein mreC (Evidence 3 : Function proposed based on presence of conserved amino acid motif, structural feature or limited homology; Product type ps : putative structure), which translates to MEYSPPPLFKQGASARAKMVFFALIALILLGVDSHMRSLAMVRQAVSTALYPLQVVALAPRDALYFIGDYFGSLSDLKSENEKLKLQQTINGHTLQQGQQLLAENMQLRRLLGTAERLPVKSVLGEILYDTRDAFTRKIVLDRGIQHGVALGQPVIDHIGVVGQVTRVFPFTSEVTLLTDKNQAIPVQVVRNGLRSVAYGRGQSNVLDLRFMPTNADIQKGDILVTSGIDGVYPAGLAVATVSQVENKSVDSFARIVCQPTAGIDRNRQLLILLTENKLAPRPPDDGKEKNSRTAGILRHAANRTNGTSGKGIVEAAPAAPTSQPATSSR; encoded by the coding sequence ATGGAATACAGCCCACCACCACTCTTCAAACAAGGTGCGTCGGCACGTGCAAAGATGGTGTTCTTCGCCTTGATCGCCCTGATTCTGCTGGGCGTCGATTCGCACATGCGTTCGCTTGCCATGGTGCGCCAGGCCGTCTCGACTGCACTGTATCCGCTGCAGGTTGTGGCGCTGGCACCGCGCGACGCCTTGTATTTCATCGGCGATTACTTCGGCTCCCTTTCCGATCTCAAGTCGGAAAACGAAAAACTCAAATTGCAGCAAACCATCAATGGGCATACTTTGCAGCAAGGGCAGCAACTGCTGGCTGAAAACATGCAACTGCGTCGTTTGCTCGGCACCGCCGAACGCCTGCCGGTGAAGTCTGTGCTGGGCGAGATTTTGTACGATACGCGCGATGCATTTACGCGCAAGATTGTGCTGGATCGCGGAATCCAGCATGGTGTCGCGCTCGGGCAGCCGGTGATCGATCATATCGGCGTGGTCGGGCAGGTGACGCGGGTGTTCCCGTTCACCTCTGAAGTGACTTTGCTGACGGACAAGAATCAGGCGATACCGGTGCAGGTCGTGCGCAATGGTTTGCGCAGCGTCGCCTATGGTCGCGGACAATCCAATGTGCTGGATTTGCGTTTCATGCCGACCAATGCCGATATTCAAAAAGGCGACATCCTTGTGACTTCCGGCATAGACGGTGTTTATCCGGCCGGCCTGGCCGTGGCCACCGTCTCGCAGGTGGAAAATAAATCGGTCGATTCGTTTGCCCGCATCGTGTGCCAGCCAACGGCCGGGATAGATCGCAACCGGCAATTATTGATTCTGTTGACGGAAAATAAACTGGCGCCGCGTCCGCCCGACGACGGGAAAGAAAAGAACTCGAGGACAGCGGGCATTTTGCGCCATGCCGCCAACAGGACCAATGGCACTTCCGGCAAGGGCATTGTGGAAGCCGCACCTGCCGCCCCGACATCACAACCGGCCACATCGTCGCGATGA
- a CDS encoding Putative Rod shape-determining protein mreD (Evidence 3 : Function proposed based on presence of conserved amino acid motif, structural feature or limited homology; Product type ps : putative structure), translated as MNHQPHYILLPASPLFIAVSLIIAFLLNLLPWGQWIGIPDFVALILVFWSMHQPRRVGIGVAFFMGLLMDVHDAAVLGENALAYTLLSYFAIMIHRRVLWFPLGTQALHVFVLLLVAQLVALIVRLMVGGNFPGWLYFTESAVAALLWPLVTWILLAPQRRAINRDDTRPL; from the coding sequence ATGAATCATCAGCCACATTACATTCTTTTGCCGGCCAGCCCGCTGTTCATCGCGGTCAGCCTGATTATCGCCTTTCTGCTGAACCTGCTGCCGTGGGGGCAATGGATAGGCATTCCCGATTTTGTTGCGCTGATTCTGGTGTTCTGGAGCATGCATCAACCGCGCCGGGTCGGCATTGGCGTCGCCTTTTTCATGGGCTTGCTGATGGATGTGCACGATGCAGCGGTGCTGGGCGAAAACGCGCTGGCCTATACCCTGCTGTCCTATTTCGCCATCATGATTCATCGCCGTGTATTGTGGTTCCCGCTCGGAACGCAAGCCTTGCACGTGTTCGTGCTGCTGCTGGTGGCGCAACTGGTGGCGCTGATCGTGCGTCTGATGGTAGGCGGAAACTTTCCCGGCTGGCTGTATTTCACCGAGAGTGCAGTAGCCGCCCTGCTATGGCCGCTCGTAACCTGGATCCTGCTCGCGCCGCAACGCCGGGCGATCAATCGCGACGATACGCGACCGCTTTGA
- a CDS encoding Putative Penicillin-binding protein 2 (PBP-2) (MrdA) (Evidence 3 : Function proposed based on presence of conserved amino acid motif, structural feature or limited homology; PubMedId : 3533535, 2644207; Product type pe : putative enzyme), translating into MTELKNTERELQLFRLRLSVAGGLVFILFACLFARFIWLQVYKHNDYVAQAEDNRISIVPVVPNRGLIFDRNGVLLARNYSAYTLEITASKINGDLETLIDELATLVDIQPKDRKRFKKLQEESRNLASSPIRVRLTDEEVARFSAQRYRFPGVEIQARLFRQYPLGSVASHVIGYIGRINTREAKEIDESDDATNYRGSEHIGKEGLEKNYEDRLHGRTGYEEVEVSAGGRPIRTLSRTAATPGDNLILSIDIELQKVVEQAFGNRRGALIAIEPSTGDVLAYVSMPTFDPNLFVEGIDQQNWDALNNSPDHPLLNRPLSGAYPPGSTYKPFMALAALELGKRKPSDAIADPGYFWFGNHKFRDDKEGGHGMVDMYKSIVQSCDTYYYLLANDLGVDAIHDFMKPFGFGQKTGIDLRFERTGVLPSTAWKAAAYKKPEQKRWYAGETISIGIGQGYNTFTPLQLAHATATLANNGVVMKPHLVREIENGVTRQRTLTVPKESYRIPLKQENIDIIKHAMVGVNKEGTGARAFARAEYVSGGKTGTSQVIAIKKGEKYDASKISDRHHDHALYTAFAPADKPRIALALIVENGGFGGAAAAPIAKAAMDFYLLGKRPEAKAPVKPAVIPADELTD; encoded by the coding sequence ATGACTGAATTAAAAAATACCGAACGCGAATTACAGCTCTTTCGCCTGCGCCTGTCCGTAGCGGGTGGGCTTGTTTTCATTTTGTTTGCATGCCTGTTCGCGCGCTTTATCTGGCTGCAGGTCTACAAGCATAACGATTACGTTGCACAGGCAGAAGACAACCGGATTTCGATCGTCCCGGTGGTGCCTAATCGCGGCCTGATATTCGATCGCAATGGCGTGCTGCTGGCGCGCAATTACTCTGCCTACACGCTGGAAATCACGGCATCGAAAATCAACGGCGACCTTGAAACGCTGATCGATGAATTGGCGACCCTGGTCGATATCCAGCCGAAAGATCGCAAGCGCTTCAAGAAGCTGCAGGAAGAATCGCGCAATCTGGCCAGTTCGCCGATACGAGTGCGGCTGACGGATGAGGAAGTGGCGCGCTTCTCTGCGCAGCGCTATCGTTTTCCCGGGGTGGAAATTCAGGCACGCCTGTTCCGCCAGTATCCGCTTGGCTCGGTGGCATCGCATGTGATTGGCTACATCGGGCGTATCAATACGCGCGAGGCGAAGGAAATTGACGAGAGCGATGACGCCACCAACTATCGCGGCTCCGAGCATATCGGCAAGGAAGGGCTGGAAAAAAACTACGAGGACAGGTTGCACGGCAGAACCGGTTACGAAGAAGTGGAAGTATCGGCCGGCGGACGTCCGATTCGCACGCTGTCGCGTACTGCTGCGACACCAGGCGACAATCTGATTCTATCGATCGATATCGAATTGCAGAAAGTGGTGGAGCAGGCGTTCGGGAATAGACGTGGCGCATTGATAGCGATCGAACCGTCGACCGGCGATGTGCTGGCCTATGTATCGATGCCTACCTTCGATCCGAATCTGTTTGTTGAAGGTATCGATCAGCAAAACTGGGATGCCTTGAATAATTCGCCCGATCACCCGCTATTGAATCGCCCTCTGTCCGGTGCCTATCCGCCCGGTTCGACCTACAAGCCTTTCATGGCGCTGGCAGCACTGGAACTGGGCAAGCGCAAACCGTCGGACGCGATTGCCGATCCCGGATATTTCTGGTTCGGCAATCACAAATTCCGCGACGATAAAGAAGGCGGGCATGGCATGGTCGATATGTACAAATCGATCGTGCAATCGTGCGATACCTATTATTACCTGCTGGCCAACGATCTTGGCGTCGATGCGATACACGATTTCATGAAGCCGTTCGGCTTCGGCCAGAAAACCGGTATCGATCTCAGGTTCGAGCGCACCGGCGTCCTGCCATCGACTGCATGGAAGGCCGCTGCATATAAAAAGCCGGAGCAAAAGAGGTGGTATGCAGGGGAAACAATTTCCATCGGTATCGGCCAGGGCTACAACACATTCACACCCTTGCAATTGGCGCATGCCACGGCAACGCTGGCCAACAATGGTGTGGTGATGAAGCCGCATCTGGTCAGAGAAATCGAGAATGGCGTGACGCGCCAGCGGACATTGACGGTGCCGAAAGAAAGTTACCGGATACCGCTGAAGCAGGAAAACATCGACATCATCAAGCACGCTATGGTCGGGGTGAACAAGGAAGGCACCGGTGCGCGCGCGTTTGCTAGGGCAGAATATGTTTCTGGCGGCAAGACAGGTACCTCGCAAGTGATTGCCATCAAAAAGGGTGAGAAGTACGATGCGAGCAAAATTTCGGATCGACATCACGATCATGCCTTGTACACGGCGTTTGCACCGGCCGATAAGCCACGCATAGCGCTCGCACTCATCGTTGAGAACGGCGGCTTCGGCGGAGCTGCCGCTGCGCCGATTGCCAAGGCGGCAATGGATTTTTACCTGCTGGGCAAGCGGCCTGAAGCCAAGGCGCCGGTTAAGCCGGCAGTCATTCCCGCAGATGAACTCACAGATTAA
- the mrdB gene encoding Rod shape-determining protein RodA (Evidence 2a : Function of homologous gene experimentally demonstrated in an other organism; PubMedId : 2644207; Product type s : structure) has protein sequence MNKRSPWQILQPYVQVFDGPLMLIVCLILALGTVTLYSAGIDFPGRVEDHVRNIMISFLVMWIAAMIPPQTLMRFAVPLYILGISLLIGVAMFGLIRNGARRWINVGMIIQPSEIMKIAMPMMLAWFFQKREGMTRWREFLVAGLLLVVPVGLIMRQPDLGTSLLVMAAGFYVIFFAGLSWKVIVAAVTVMLASLPVVWSMMHDYQRGRVLTLIDPTTDPLGKGFHIIQSTIAIGSGGITGKGWLNGTQAHLEFIPERTTDFIFAVFSEEFGLIGNGILLVLYLLLIGRSMLIAANAPTLFSRLLAGAITMIFFTYAFVNMGMVSGILPVVGVPLPFVSYGGTAFVTLGLGVGILMSIQRHRKLMQS, from the coding sequence ATGAATAAGCGTTCGCCATGGCAGATCCTGCAGCCTTACGTTCAGGTATTCGACGGTCCGTTGATGCTGATCGTCTGTCTGATTCTGGCGCTTGGCACGGTGACGCTTTATTCCGCCGGTATCGATTTCCCCGGTCGCGTGGAAGACCATGTACGCAACATCATGATCTCCTTTCTGGTGATGTGGATTGCGGCGATGATTCCGCCGCAGACGCTGATGCGTTTTGCGGTGCCCCTGTATATTCTGGGCATCAGTCTGCTGATCGGTGTGGCAATGTTCGGCTTGATTCGCAATGGCGCCAGGCGCTGGATCAATGTCGGCATGATCATACAACCGTCCGAGATCATGAAAATCGCGATGCCGATGATGCTGGCGTGGTTTTTCCAGAAGCGGGAAGGCATGACGCGCTGGCGTGAATTTCTGGTTGCGGGCCTGCTGCTGGTTGTGCCGGTAGGTCTGATCATGCGTCAGCCGGATCTGGGCACCTCGCTGCTGGTCATGGCGGCCGGTTTTTATGTCATCTTCTTTGCCGGTCTGTCATGGAAAGTCATCGTGGCTGCCGTGACGGTCATGCTGGCTAGTCTGCCTGTCGTATGGTCGATGATGCATGACTATCAAAGAGGACGCGTGCTGACCCTGATCGATCCCACTACGGATCCGCTCGGCAAGGGTTTTCATATTATTCAATCGACGATCGCGATCGGCTCCGGCGGCATCACCGGCAAGGGCTGGCTGAATGGCACGCAGGCGCATCTGGAATTCATTCCCGAGCGTACGACCGATTTCATCTTTGCCGTTTTTTCGGAAGAGTTCGGCCTGATCGGCAACGGCATCCTGCTGGTCCTGTATCTGCTCCTGATTGGCCGCAGCATGCTCATCGCGGCCAATGCGCCGACGTTGTTCAGCCGTTTGCTGGCGGGTGCGATCACGATGATTTTCTTCACCTATGCATTTGTCAACATGGGAATGGTCAGTGGTATCCTGCCCGTGGTTGGCGTGCCGCTGCCCTTTGTCAGTTACGGCGGCACC